The window GCGGAATGCCATCCTGGCCGCTCAGGCGGGCTTGCGGGCCGCCCCGGAAAGCCCGGAACTGCTTTCCCAACTCGGTCAGGCCCTGGTCGAGGCCGGCTACTTCGAGGACGGCATCCGCACCCTCCGGCAAGCCGCCGAGCGCCAGGCCACGGACCCGGACGTCTGGAACTACCTGGGCTTCGCCTACTGGCGGACCGACCGCTTCCAGCCGGCCCTGGAGGCCTTCCAGCGGGCCCTGCGGCTGACGGACGCCGACCCCCTGATTTACAACAACCTGGGGAACCTGTACCTCTCGATGAAACGCTATGCCGACGCCGAGCAGGCCTTTCGAAAGGCCCTTCAGCTCGACCCCGGCCTGGCGGCCGCATACAACGGCTACGCGGCGGCCCGCCTGGCCCAGGGCGCCTGGGAGGACGCGTACCAAGCCTGGCAGAAGGCCCTGGCGGCCGACCCCGATTATGCGATGGCTCATTATAACCTGGGCGTCGAGCTGTACCGCCGGGGCCGCAAGCAGGAGGCCCGTCCCCACCTGATCCGTTACCTGGAGCTGATGGGCGCCCACATCCCGGCCGAGGAGCACCGAAAGATCGAGCAGATGCTCCGGGATGCGTCTTGAGGCCGGCGTCGGGTGAAAGCCACCGGTCCAGCGTACTACACCCGACACCTTACGCCGAGCCTTTCCCGTTGTCCTTACGTCATAGGGGAGTTAGCCGATGGCGGAGTTCCCGACGGACGTCCTGGAGTCAACCGATAAGACGGCCCGCTGGCGGGCTTTGGTCCGGGCCCTGCGCCCGGCCGCCTACGTGAAGAACGCCTTTGTCGCCGCCCCCCTCATCTTCACCCACCACCTGCTGGACCCCGAGGTGGCCCTGCGGGTCGGGTTGGGTGTGGCCCTCTTCTGCGGCCTGTCTTCGGCGGTTTACCTCATCAACGACGTGCGGGACCGGGAAATCGACCGTCAGCACCCGCTCCATCGTCACCGCCCGGTCGCCTCGGGGGCACTTCCCGTCGGGACGGCCCTGGGCGCGGCGGCCGTCTTGCTGGTCCTCGGCCTGGGGGGTGCTTTCTGGCTGGACCCGGCCTTTGGGGTCGTCGCCCTTGGATACGTGACCCTGCAGTTGCTGTACTCGGCCGGGATGAAGCACTGGAGCGTCGTCGAACTCCTGGGCGTCGCCCTGGGCTTTGTCCTTCGGGTCATGGCCGGCGGCTTCCTCGTCCGGGTCCCGGCGAGCGCCTGGATCATCCTGGCGACTTTCTTTCTGGCCCTGACGCTCGTCATCGGCAAACGGCGGGCCGAGCAGATTCGGTTCGACCGCCTCGGGCAAACGCCCGTGCGGCCCGTGCTCCGGAAGTATCCGTCCGGCTGGCTGGACCAAGGGATGGGCGTCGCCGCCACCGCCGCTATCCTGACCTATGCCCTTTACTGTGTCTCCCCCCGGGGTCTCGCCGTCGGCGGGGAGGGGATGGTCTTCACGGTCATCCCCGTCGTCGTCGGCCTGCTCCGGTTTCTCCAGCTGGTCTCCCTCGGGGAGATGAGCGAGGAGCTCGGTCGGGTGCTGTTTCGGGACCGCCTCCTGCTGTTGACCGTCCTGGTGTGGGTCCTTATGATCGTCGCCCTCATCTATACGCCCCTGGGAGGTCTCCGGTGGAGCATGTAATGGTGACGGGCGCGCCCGGCTGGCTGGGGACGCGCTTCGTCGAACTCCTGACCCACGGGGGCGCCTATCCGGGTCAGCCGCCACCGTCCCGGGTGACGTGCCTCGTCCAACCGGGCCGGGACCCGGGCCCCCTGACGGCCTGGGACGTCCGGGTCGTCGTCGGCGACGTCCGGGACCGGGCCGCCCTGCAGGAGGCCCTCCGCGGGGTCGATACCGTCTTCCACCTGGCCGGCCTCATCCATCCTCGCCGGATTCGGGAACTCTACGAGGTCAATACCCACGGCACGCAGGCCGTCCTGGAAGAAGCCGTCCGGGCCGGCGTCCGGCGGTTCGTCTACGTGAGTAGCAACTCGCCGGCGGGCCTGAACCCCCGCCTGGATCATACGTTCACGGAGGACGACCCCCCGCGGCCGTACATGCACTACGGCCGGAGCAAGTGGCTCGCCGAGCAGGCCGTCCTCGGGGCGACCCGGGCGGGCTCTATCGAGGGCGTCGTCCTGCGGCCCTGCTGGTTTTACGGACCCGGCCAGCCGGAGCGCCAGACGACCCTGTTCCGGATGATCCGCCGGGGCCGGGCCGTCATCTTCGGCGACGGCCGTCAGCGGCGGAGCATGTCGTACATCGACAACACCGTGCAGGGCCTGATCCGGGCCGCCGTGGCCCCTCAGGCCGTCGGCCAGGTCTACTGGATCGCCGACGCCCGGCCTTACTCGGTCCGGGAAATCTACGAGACGATCGCCGACCTCTTGGGCGTGAACCCCTTCCGCCCGATCTTCGTGCCCCGCCTTGTCTCGAAGGCATGTCAGTGGGCCGACGCCCTCATTCAAGCGACCGGCTTTTACAGTACGTATGTCCACGTGGCCGGTGAGATGGGCTACAGCATCGCCTGTAGCATCGAGAAAGCCCGTCGGGAGCTGGGCTACGACCCCCAGGTCGACCTCCGGGAGGGGATGCGGCGGTCCATCGAGTGGTGTCGGGCGCAGGGCATCGAATTATAGGGAAATTGCGAATTGCGGATTGCGAATTGTGAATGAGCAGGGCCGTTCGGTTCGGGAGAAGGGCATTCGCATCCTGTATCCCGTACGCCGCATCGTTTCACACCCAGGCCTTAATTCGCAATTCGCAGTTTTTCTCTTGCTGGGGACCATCCTTAGCCTGGCCTCGTCGGCCCCGCCCGACTGGGACCTGACGGTCGAGGTCTGGACCTGCGAGACGGCTCTGCCCTCGGGGGTCCCCGTCTGGTGGGCCCGCCAGCCCAGCGCGGCTCGACCCGTCGTCGAGTTCCTGCGGCTCAACGGCCTCCCGTCGGACGTCCGCTGGCTGGACCGGCCCGGCCACCGGTCCGTCGGTCGTCGGGGCCTGGCCTGGCTGGCCTGCCCGGCCTCGGCGCTGTCCGATGGCGTCGTCCGGGAGCTTCGGGAGGCCGTCCGGGCGGGTACGACGCTGGTCACTACGGCCGACGCCTGGGACGCCCGTCTGGCGGACGTCTACGGCGTTCGTGTCGAAGCCCCCCGATTTACTGTCCGGTCGGTCGTCTTCCGGCCCCCCGACGGGACGGACGCCTCGGAAGTCCCGATCCGGCCCCGTCGGGCGCGCCGGGTCGTCGTCACCGACCCGGCCGGCGTCGAGGTCTGGGCCACGGCGGGTCGGCCGGCCCGGCCCCTGATCGTGCGCCATCCGTATGGGGACGGGGCCGCCGTCCTCATCGGGTTCCCGGCCGACGAGCTTTGGTCCGTCCGGCCGGACCGCTTGGACGGGTGGGTCTTTCGATACCTGACGGCCTGGCTCCCGGTCGCCGTGGCGGCGCCCCTGCGGCACACGGCCGTCTTGCGGATGGACGACCCCCAGACGTCCTCGAAGATCTGGAACACGGAAGCGCCGCCTCGCTATCAGACCCGTTATGCGGGCCTGACGGCGGCCGAGTGGATGGAAATCGGTCGTCTGGTCGAGGCCCACCAGGCCCGGCTGAGCGTCATGTACGTGAGCGGCTTCGTCGACGACGGCGACGGTCGGGCCGGCACGCTCTACCTCCGGGGTCGGCCCGTCACCGATCGGACGTGCGGCCGCATCTACGACGTCCGGGACGTGACCTACCGGTTGGGCGACCGGGTCTACGACTTTTCGGCCGAGTTCCAAGCCCTGCGGGACCTGGTCGCCCGGGACGTCGTGGACATCGAGTCCCACGGCTACATCCACACGACGCCCTTTTTACAGGAATGGTGCCGGGACCCCCAGCGGCCCCGACGGTTTCTATGGATATCTGAATTTTTCGACCTTTATATGAAGCGACCGGTTCCCGAGGCGACCCAGCAGGCGCATCTCCAGGCCAGCATCGACCGCATCCGCCGGTGGTTTGGACGGGCACCCGTGGCCTTCAGTCCCCCGATGCACGCCTACGACGCGGCGACGCCCGTGATCGCCCAGCGGCTGGGCCTGGCCGTCATGCACGCCCAGACGCTGTTCGACCTGACCCGGACGCCGATCCTGGAGACCGCTCGCCTGATCGTCCATTGGGCCCACCTGCCTTACGTGGAGGACCCGGACCTCGACGAGTCGGGCTACCCTGTCGTCATCGGCCTACACGAGTGGGACCTCCGGACGCACGTGCCGCCGATCCGGTGGATCCATCATCAGATCGCCTT of the bacterium HR11 genome contains:
- a CDS encoding Decaprenyl-phosphate phosphoribosyltransferase; translated protein: MAEFPTDVLESTDKTARWRALVRALRPAAYVKNAFVAAPLIFTHHLLDPEVALRVGLGVALFCGLSSAVYLINDVRDREIDRQHPLHRHRPVASGALPVGTALGAAAVLLVLGLGGAFWLDPAFGVVALGYVTLQLLYSAGMKHWSVVELLGVALGFVLRVMAGGFLVRVPASAWIILATFFLALTLVIGKRRAEQIRFDRLGQTPVRPVLRKYPSGWLDQGMGVAATAAILTYALYCVSPRGLAVGGEGMVFTVIPVVVGLLRFLQLVSLGEMSEELGRVLFRDRLLLLTVLVWVLMIVALIYTPLGGLRWSM
- the gnu gene encoding N-acetyl-alpha-D-glucosaminyl-diphospho-ditrans, octacis-undecaprenol 4-epimerase; translated protein: MVTGAPGWLGTRFVELLTHGGAYPGQPPPSRVTCLVQPGRDPGPLTAWDVRVVVGDVRDRAALQEALRGVDTVFHLAGLIHPRRIRELYEVNTHGTQAVLEEAVRAGVRRFVYVSSNSPAGLNPRLDHTFTEDDPPRPYMHYGRSKWLAEQAVLGATRAGSIEGVVLRPCWFYGPGQPERQTTLFRMIRRGRAVIFGDGRQRRSMSYIDNTVQGLIRAAVAPQAVGQVYWIADARPYSVREIYETIADLLGVNPFRPIFVPRLVSKACQWADALIQATGFYSTYVHVAGEMGYSIACSIEKARRELGYDPQVDLREGMRRSIEWCRAQGIEL